The Natrinema saccharevitans genome includes the window ATGCACGCGGAAGGGCGGGGCAGCGCCTTCGACTACCTGCTCGGCGAGGAGACGATTCCCAGCGCCGACGACGCCGAACGGGCGGCCGCGGCACACCTCTTGCTCGCCGAGCGGCCCGTCCTCTCGATCAACGGTAACGTCGCGGCGCTGGTTCCCGGCGAGATGGCCGCCCTCGCCGACACCGTCGACGCGGACCTCGAGGTCAACCTCTTCAACCGGACGCCCGAGCGAATCGAGGCCATCGCCGAGCACCTCCGCGAACACGGCGCGGACGACGTGAAAGGGCTCGAGGCCGACGCGCGGATCCCGAACCTCGATCACCAGCGGGCGAAGGTCGACGCCGACGGGATCTACGCGGCCGACGTCGTGCTGGTCCCCCTCGAGGACGGCGACCGCGCCGAGGCCCTCGATGCGATGGACAAGACCGAGATCGTGATCGATCTCAACCCCCTCTCGCGGTCGCCGCAGGTCGCCGACGTCCCGATCGTCGACAACATCATCCGGGCCGTGCCGAACATCACCGATCACGCGCGCGAACTGGCCGACG containing:
- a CDS encoding 4-phosphopantoate--beta-alanine ligase, whose translation is MSDYDSVSADVEDEEEIPEDHPRYQDLLTRHRIERGVEKGITHLQGMHAEGRGSAFDYLLGEETIPSADDAERAAAAHLLLAERPVLSINGNVAALVPGEMAALADTVDADLEVNLFNRTPERIEAIAEHLREHGADDVKGLEADARIPNLDHQRAKVDADGIYAADVVLVPLEDGDRAEALDAMDKTEIVIDLNPLSRSPQVADVPIVDNIIRAVPNITDHARELADADEDALRAIIEGFDRERALEAAEERIRSGDL